A stretch of DNA from Rhizoctonia solani chromosome 9, complete sequence:
AGAAGTTATAGGGGGAGGTCGTGGGAGAACGTTAGGCCATAAAGTTTCTGGGGAGAGTCCGACGTCTTCGAGTAAATTCGAATGAAACAAGATACCTAGCGGAGTATTAGAAAAACGAAAGGCCGAATTCACTACGAATCACCGACCTGTGTTACATTTAAAGCACTGACGAATCATCCACCTCAAGGAAATCCGTGCCAAGGAATAACGTTCTCCATTTTTGACTGATCCACCACCGACATCCGTGTGTGCTCCTGCGAACCAAACTTCTATTAAAGAAGTGTGAGTTGATTAATGGCATCCAACTCAGAGCTCTCTATATTGTTACTAACCTTCGACATCGGTTTCAGCGCGCGATATTCGTTTTCCTCCAATCGCGTGCGCCACCGAGTCACTCGGTCCCCGCTTGTGCCGACGTTTGTCTCGATGGCCCATTTTCTCGCCTTGACTCATTGGGACAGGTGGATAAATGCCAGACCCTTTAGACGTTCTACATTTTTTTGATTCTATTTCGTCTGTGGCGGGTATGGGGTACCCCGATATCAAGTTGATAAAGCTCGAAATATAGCCACTTATGCTTCGAATGGCTCTGGAGATCCCACTAACGCGACCTGAGACATTTCCAACAGCTTCACCGATAGTTTCAACTACTGTTGACCCATAATTCAGCAAACCCTGTCTCTCGACTTTCATGGACATCTTCTTCATTCGCTTCTCCCTTCTCCGCCTGGAGACATAGTCTTCACGAGGAGGGGCGGCCAAAGCCGCATCTTGATCTGAAGTTCGTCCCCATAAGTTGTCCTTGAATTTGGACCGACGCTCATCTAATGACAAAGCGTGTCTGTAGTACCGGACAACATAGTTGGACTTGGCGAATGGAAGTTCGCGTGGAATAAGCCCTACAACAATGCATTTGGGTTACGATTAGTACATCTGGCATAATGATTTCTTGGACCAACTGACCAACTGAGtttaccgtatcaaataaacCCATAAAATGAATTTCCACTTCAGTCGAAAAAGCTTGCTTGAACCCGTTGCTCATTTCCCACCCTTCTTTGTCGTCTCGTTGGTACATATGATATGCGAATGGGACCTGCCGGTAATTGGCCTTGGGAAGGAGTCCGACCTGATATGGACAGGGATTAGTAGGTGTAGATAAGTGTAATTCCGGGCCTTACCTTGTGGAGCATGCCTGCCAGTGCCCTTGCTGCGTATGCACCTCGGGAGAATCCAAATAGGCATATCTATCGTCCAATCCGAAAGACATTGTTAGTAATGTGTACGGCATATCCCAAAAGAGATGTGAATGTACCTTATCCCCTTCGCGATCTATAACCCAGTGCATTATATTATTGAATGATAGTATTCCTATTATGCATATAACTTACGGTTTTGCATCAAGAACTCGTATCCATCTTGTTTGGTTTGGTCAGCTGAACCTCCAGCTGGACTATACGTCGTAAAACGCACCTGTTACATGATCCTGAAGTCCATGCGCAAGAGCCATATCAGCTGCTTTCGATATTGCAACTCCAACCGGTGTGATGAAGTGCTCAGAGTGTGTTCCTATTCCTGCTTGATAGTACACCATCTGGTTGTCGAAGTTGTCTTTTTTGAGAAGATGGACGAACTGCACAATATTCGAATTCTAACGAAGTAGGTTAGCTACATGCCTTAGAGCATAATGGAGAAAGGTTGTACATCCTGGTCATATGGTCACCTGTTCTGAATTATCATAAAAAACGCTCAGGAAGATCCTACGATGGCGAGAAGAATATCTCACCCATCAAAACATAAAACCTGATTGATGATTTAGCTCTCTATAGTATGCCATTCCATACAGTTCATGCTCACCAAAGTTCGGGTTCGATAAGCATTCTCGGGGGTATTATCTGAGGGAAACTCGACTTAGGCCTGGGGATAGCCCGATGGTACCGCGAGCAAGGACTGGAAGGCTTGGGAGGCTCTTTAGTGGGGGTGTAGAAGGGACTAAGTGAACACGGTAATTCTGAGACTGGTGATCCTGTATAAACAATGATTTCCGAATCGTCATCTATGGCGGGACTTAGTTCAGGAGTAAGAAACGATACAGGCGCTGGCATGGTGAGGCGCTATGGGTCAAAGACGTTGTGCTATGCTGGTTTATATCTGCCAAAATACATGTCGGGACCACGTTTTATTCTGCTGATAACGTCACGATGAGCATGTCGATTCAGAGTGAGAAACCGCCTCGTTGCTCTTTCGGAAGGTCGATCGACTGGGAGCATCAAGTGTGTCACTTTAATGCTCTTCCTGCCAGTCGTTTCCTGTGCCGCGTTGGAATTTCCAGCTTGGTCTCTTTGAAGTTACCTAGATTTTTATCTTCTTTCCTCTTTACACTGTTAATGGGCATAGACTTGAAGAACGACGATAACAGGCCGTAATTTCTCTTGCCACATGCATCGATTAAGCGCTCAGTCAACGTAAGATCAGAGCCCCGGATCCGTGATGTCTCGCGTGACAGCCGCTCGGGTGTCTTGATTTTGGCATAGCTCCTGGTGATTTAGGTCAGTGCCAATCGTAAAACACGACTGTCGTTCCTTCTTGGGTGAGGCACTACTGCACTGCCGCCACTGGTCTTCAGCTCACTTTTCCTCGTGCTTTATGATGCGATAGTAATCCCAACACGCTGCAGTTAATTGTTTCTCCGATCAAATTTAAGCGTGTATACGAGCATTCCAGATTGAGTAACATGATGTACTGTAGCTAGCGCTAACTGATGCGGGCAGAGATGTGTTAGGCGCCGACATGACAAATCAACGCTTAGCCACATTGAATTTGTAATTGGTGATTGTTATTGCCCAAAGCCTGACTTAACCCCCCACCACCTTCGATTGTG
This window harbors:
- a CDS encoding choline transport protein, with the translated sequence MPAPVSFLTPELSPAIDDDSEIIVYTGSPVSELPCSLSPFYTPTKEPPKPSSPCSRYHRAIPRPKSSFPQIIPPRMLIEPELWFYVLMEQNSNIVQFVHLLKKDNFDNQMVYYQAGIGTHSEHFITPVGVAISKAADMALAHGLQDHVTDGYEFLMQNHREGDKICLFGFSRGAYAARALAGMLHKVGLLPKANYRQVPFAYHMYQRDDKEGWEMSNGFKQAFSTEVEIHFMGLFDTVNSVGLIPRELPFAKSNYVVRYYRHALSLDERRSKFKDNLWGRTSDQDAALAAPPREDYVSRRRREKRMKKMSMKVERQGLLNYGSTVVETIGEAVGNVSGRVSGISRAIRSISGYISSFINLISGYPIPATDEIESKKCRTSKGSGIYPPVPMSQGEKMGHRDKRRHKRGPSDSVAHAIGGKRISRAETDVEEVWFAGAHTDVGGGSVKNGERYSLARISLRWMIRILFHSNLLEDVGLSPETLWPNVLPRPPPITSLDQIPEASTSISPSALLPRIRTRSYSMRDAYPPITPHLRHRQVTLMDRLDRHRAQLSGKVDPYEPYFPVHWSMATGHELRDYGADAWEPREPFINEEVEDYKDALSPIYDQLSINWWWWILEFLPVKQVWRKKEKGWRRIFGINLGGPRVIQNQKRDGVNVHRTVKIRMESKIGLDQKPFSYTPAAALKRPWIQWLDGSEKNIS